The Xanthomonas indica genome has a segment encoding these proteins:
- a CDS encoding inositol monophosphatase family protein → MQKPAVTVMVKAARLAGNVLLRHINRLEALNVVQKDRMDYASEVDADAEKVIVKELRRAYPDYGVMGEESGVQGGGRYMWVIDPLDGTSNYLRGFPHYCVSIALVENGEPVDAVIFDPLRNELFTASRGNGAVLNDRRIRVSERKELNGAMVHTGFAPRERKRASPQLKCVDALLVQAEDIRRTGSAALDLAYVACGRSDAYFEAGVKAWDIAAGVLLVREAGGRVTDFKGGTLGRIDDRGPPQFQVVAGNLKVSDALQKLIANTGYAGEFDAKF, encoded by the coding sequence ATGCAAAAACCCGCCGTCACCGTCATGGTCAAGGCCGCCCGCCTCGCCGGCAACGTCCTGTTGCGCCACATCAACCGCCTGGAAGCGCTGAACGTGGTGCAGAAGGACCGCATGGACTACGCCAGCGAAGTCGATGCCGATGCCGAGAAGGTGATCGTCAAGGAGCTGCGCCGCGCCTACCCCGATTACGGCGTGATGGGCGAGGAGAGCGGCGTGCAGGGCGGCGGCCGCTACATGTGGGTGATCGATCCGCTCGACGGCACCAGCAACTACCTGCGCGGCTTCCCGCACTACTGCGTGTCGATCGCCCTGGTCGAGAACGGCGAGCCGGTGGACGCGGTGATCTTCGATCCGCTGCGCAACGAACTGTTCACCGCCAGCCGCGGCAACGGCGCCGTGCTCAACGACCGCCGCATCCGCGTCAGCGAGCGCAAGGAACTCAACGGCGCCATGGTCCACACCGGCTTCGCCCCGCGCGAGCGCAAGCGCGCCAGCCCGCAGCTGAAGTGCGTGGACGCGCTGCTGGTGCAGGCCGAGGACATCCGCCGCACCGGCTCGGCGGCGCTGGACCTGGCCTACGTCGCCTGCGGTCGCAGCGACGCCTACTTCGAAGCCGGGGTGAAGGCCTGGGACATCGCGGCCGGCGTGCTGCTGGTGCGCGAGGCCGGCGGCCGCGTCACCGATTTCAAGGGCGGCACCCTGGGCCGCATCGACGACCGCGGCCCGCCGCAGTTCCAAGTGGTGGCCGGCAACCTCAAGGTCAGCGATGCATTGCAGAAGCTGATCGCCAACACCGGCTACGCCGGGGAGTTCGACGCGAAGTTCTGA
- a CDS encoding methyl-accepting chemotaxis protein, with the protein MSFHHLTVTKRLAIGFCGVIAMLLLVGITSLIGFRKFTSAAALDAHTYKVITLGDRMLVSLLNIESGARGFALTRDPSYLAPLELGEREFSAQWQESKQLTADNAAQQARLQTLMQDYTQFMATKRKAVEHMRNTAADSDDAQLDAFRTVGKQQMDGLRATIGQYEDAERALLQVRKAESEARAQSGEWTSLGGMLIGIVAAILLGLLVRNSLMRQLGGEPAYAADVVRRIASGDLSQEVRLRTQAPSLLNDMRQMQEELRTVIQAQTEMARQHAAGQISFRMDEARFPGDYGRMVRDTNALVHSHISVKQRLIALMGEYAEGDLSRDLEQFPGEMAILTETMAKVKRNLGAINHEIDLLVRAAAQGDFSRRGEEQRFQHAFRGMVANLNTMMTGTETNLAALSQLLRAIAAGDLTQTMQGDFHGVFARMRDDANATVAQLTDMVGRIQQAAASIDTAAGEIASGNDDLSRRTEQQAASLEETAASMEELTATVKQNAEHARQANQLAAGAASVASQGGAVVGQVVTTMDGIEAASKKIADIIGVIDGIAFQTNILALNAAVEAARAGEQGRGFAVVASEVRTLAQRSASAAKEIKTLIDDSVERVSAGSALVAQAGTTMQDIVASVQRVTDIMGEIAAASQEQSAGIEQVNHTVTQMDETTQQNAALVEEATAAARAMEQQAGDLVEIVGQFQVRSEPYPVVAQLVARATANAA; encoded by the coding sequence GTGTCCTTTCATCATCTCACCGTCACCAAGCGCCTGGCAATCGGCTTCTGCGGCGTGATCGCCATGTTATTGCTGGTCGGCATCACCAGCCTGATCGGTTTCCGCAAGTTCACCAGCGCCGCAGCGCTGGACGCGCACACCTACAAGGTCATCACCCTAGGCGACCGCATGCTGGTGAGCCTGCTCAACATCGAGAGCGGCGCGCGCGGCTTCGCCCTGACCCGCGACCCGTCCTACCTGGCCCCACTCGAACTGGGCGAGCGCGAGTTCAGCGCGCAGTGGCAGGAGTCCAAGCAGTTGACCGCGGACAACGCGGCGCAGCAGGCGCGCCTGCAGACCCTGATGCAGGACTACACGCAGTTCATGGCAACCAAGCGCAAGGCGGTGGAGCACATGCGCAACACCGCTGCCGACAGCGACGACGCCCAGCTGGACGCGTTCCGGACCGTCGGCAAGCAGCAGATGGACGGGCTGCGCGCCACGATCGGCCAGTACGAGGACGCCGAACGCGCGCTGCTGCAGGTGCGCAAGGCCGAGAGCGAGGCGCGTGCGCAGTCCGGCGAATGGACCAGCCTCGGCGGTATGCTAATCGGCATCGTCGCCGCGATCCTGCTCGGCCTGCTGGTCCGCAACAGCCTGATGCGTCAGCTCGGCGGCGAGCCGGCCTACGCGGCCGACGTGGTGCGACGCATCGCCAGCGGCGACCTGTCGCAGGAGGTGCGGCTGCGCACGCAGGCACCGTCGCTGCTCAACGACATGCGGCAGATGCAGGAGGAACTGCGCACGGTGATCCAGGCGCAGACCGAGATGGCCCGGCAGCATGCCGCCGGCCAGATCAGCTTCCGCATGGACGAGGCGCGCTTCCCCGGCGACTACGGGCGCATGGTGCGCGACACCAATGCGCTGGTGCACAGCCATATTTCGGTCAAGCAGCGGCTGATCGCGCTGATGGGCGAGTACGCCGAAGGCGACCTCAGCCGCGACCTGGAGCAGTTCCCGGGCGAGATGGCGATCCTGACCGAGACCATGGCCAAGGTGAAGCGCAACCTCGGCGCGATCAACCACGAGATCGACCTGCTGGTGCGCGCCGCCGCGCAGGGCGATTTCTCCCGCCGCGGCGAGGAGCAGCGCTTCCAGCATGCCTTCCGTGGCATGGTCGCCAACCTCAACACGATGATGACCGGCACCGAGACCAACCTGGCAGCGCTGTCGCAGCTGTTGCGCGCGATCGCCGCCGGCGACCTGACCCAGACCATGCAGGGCGACTTCCACGGCGTGTTCGCGCGGATGCGCGACGACGCCAACGCCACCGTCGCGCAGTTGACCGACATGGTCGGCCGCATCCAGCAGGCCGCGGCCAGCATCGACACCGCCGCAGGCGAGATCGCCAGCGGCAACGACGACCTGTCGCGCCGTACCGAGCAGCAGGCCGCCAGCCTGGAGGAAACCGCCGCGTCGATGGAGGAACTGACCGCCACGGTGAAGCAGAACGCAGAGCATGCGCGCCAGGCCAACCAGCTCGCCGCCGGCGCCGCCTCGGTCGCCTCGCAGGGCGGCGCGGTGGTCGGCCAGGTGGTCACCACCATGGACGGCATCGAGGCAGCCTCCAAGAAGATCGCCGACATCATCGGCGTCATCGACGGGATCGCGTTCCAAACCAACATCCTGGCGCTGAACGCCGCCGTCGAGGCCGCGCGTGCCGGCGAACAGGGCCGCGGGTTTGCCGTGGTCGCCAGCGAGGTGCGCACCCTCGCCCAGCGCTCGGCCAGCGCGGCCAAGGAAATCAAGACGCTGATCGACGACTCGGTCGAGCGGGTGAGCGCGGGCTCGGCGCTGGTCGCCCAGGCCGGCACGACGATGCAGGACATCGTGGCCTCGGTGCAGCGCGTCACCGACATCATGGGCGAGATCGCCGCCGCCTCGCAGGAGCAGTCCGCCGGCATCGAACAGGTCAACCACACCGTCACCCAGATGGACGAGACCACCCAACAGAACGCCGCCCTGGTCGAGGAAGCCACCGCCGCGGCACGCGCGATGGAACAGCAGGCCGGCGACCTGGTGGAGATCGTCGGCCAGTTCCAGGTACGGAGCGAGCCCTACCCGGTGGTGGCACAGTTGGTCGCCCGCGCCACCGCCAACGCGGCCTAG
- a CDS encoding phosphate/phosphite/phosphonate ABC transporter substrate-binding protein: protein MVWLALAICWPASVHARPSVLVLGRISDNPKAHYEQLKPLLDYVVPRMREVGITSGQILMARDSQQMSSYLRRGRIDWVTETAATAMALEQRGGAKPLLLTERNGVRQYHTVFFVRRDGPVHDLADLKGRTLALQSALSTSAYMVPMMTLFEHGLHPEILLSTKDQPSAETVGYVFARSELNIAAFVHKHLVDAGAFSNLDWDDDRRIPPAFRRDFRVIYRSEPYPRAIEMVRNDLPSEVETRLREVLLHAADDPQGRAALRQFFGTSGFYPIDPASQKRLDTLRAGVARVRLEVE from the coding sequence GTGGTGTGGCTGGCGCTGGCGATCTGCTGGCCCGCGTCCGTGCACGCGCGGCCCTCGGTCCTGGTGCTGGGACGCATCAGCGACAACCCCAAGGCCCATTACGAGCAACTCAAGCCACTGCTGGACTACGTGGTGCCGCGCATGCGCGAGGTCGGCATCACCTCCGGGCAGATCCTGATGGCCCGCGACAGCCAGCAGATGAGCAGCTACCTGCGCCGTGGCCGCATCGACTGGGTCACCGAGACCGCGGCCACGGCGATGGCCCTGGAGCAGCGCGGCGGCGCCAAGCCGCTGCTGCTGACCGAGCGCAACGGCGTGCGCCAGTACCACACCGTGTTCTTCGTGCGCCGCGACGGGCCCGTGCATGACCTGGCGGACCTGAAGGGACGTACCCTGGCCCTGCAGAGCGCGCTGTCCACCAGCGCCTACATGGTGCCGATGATGACCCTGTTCGAGCACGGCCTGCATCCGGAGATCCTGCTCTCGACCAAGGACCAGCCCTCGGCGGAGACGGTCGGCTACGTGTTCGCGCGCTCGGAACTCAACATTGCCGCCTTCGTGCACAAGCACTTGGTGGATGCCGGCGCGTTCAGCAATCTCGACTGGGACGACGACCGCCGCATTCCGCCGGCGTTCCGTCGCGACTTCCGGGTGATCTACCGCAGCGAGCCGTATCCGCGTGCGATCGAAATGGTCCGCAACGACCTGCCGAGCGAGGTGGAGACGCGCCTGCGCGAGGTCCTGCTGCACGCCGCCGACGACCCGCAGGGACGCGCCGCGCTGCGCCAGTTCTTCGGCACTTCCGGTTTCTACCCGATCGATCCGGCGTCGCAGAAACGCCTGGACACGCTGCGTGCCGGTGTGGCGCGGGTGAGGCTGGAAGTGGAATGA
- a CDS encoding RNA methyltransferase — MTDSLRIRFVLVGTQHPGNIGAAARAMKTMGLSRLVLVAPECELDTEAYRRSAGAEDLLQQAPVLPALADAVADCRLVLGCTARSRRVSLEELLPADAAQRLTAVSAEPAEVALVFGRERTGLTNEELQLCHAAVHIPSDPAFSSLNLAAAVQVLAYELRLAQLRGAAPAPAPAPGFREAPASHAQVEGLFGQLAETLDDIDFHKGRAPDSAMRKLRRLFLRTELTEQEVRLLRGVLSDAQRMARLAGQAGH; from the coding sequence ATGACCGATTCCCTGCGTATCCGCTTCGTCCTGGTCGGGACCCAGCATCCCGGCAACATCGGTGCGGCGGCGCGCGCGATGAAGACCATGGGCCTGTCGCGGCTGGTGCTGGTGGCGCCGGAGTGCGAGCTGGACACCGAGGCCTACCGGCGTTCGGCCGGGGCCGAGGACCTGCTGCAGCAGGCGCCGGTGCTGCCGGCGCTGGCCGACGCGGTGGCCGATTGCCGGCTGGTGCTGGGCTGCACCGCGCGCAGCCGCCGCGTGTCGCTGGAGGAATTGCTGCCGGCCGATGCCGCGCAGCGGCTGACCGCGGTCAGCGCCGAGCCGGCGGAAGTGGCGCTGGTGTTCGGCCGCGAGCGCACCGGCCTGACCAACGAGGAACTGCAGCTGTGCCACGCGGCCGTGCACATTCCCTCCGATCCGGCGTTCAGCTCGCTCAATCTGGCCGCGGCGGTGCAGGTGCTGGCCTACGAACTGCGCCTGGCGCAGCTGCGCGGTGCCGCCCCGGCGCCCGCGCCGGCCCCCGGCTTCCGTGAGGCCCCGGCCAGCCATGCACAGGTGGAAGGGCTGTTCGGGCAGTTGGCCGAGACCCTGGACGACATCGACTTCCACAAGGGGCGCGCCCCGGACTCGGCGATGCGCAAGCTGCGCCGGCTGTTCCTGCGCACCGAGCTGACCGAGCAGGAAGTGCGCCTGCTGCGCGGCGTGCTGTCCGATGCGCAGCGCATGGCGCGGCTCGCCGGACAGGCCGGACACTGA
- the secF gene encoding protein translocase subunit SecF, which produces MKIFPLHLIPNDTKIDFMRWRHPTLVLMLVLALASFAVIFAKGFNYALEFTGGALVQTSFQKPVDVDQVREQLAKAGFDNAQVQNVGSGNEVVIRLQPQGEHNNEDITKNLAEQVRKAVSTPQNPATVKPGEFVGPQVGKDLALNGVYATVFMLVGFLIYIGFRFEWKFAVVASLTALFDLLVTVAYVSVTGREFDLTVLAGLLSVMGFAINDIIVVFDRVRENFRSLRVEPVEVLNRSINQTLSRTVITAVMFFLSALALYLYGGESMEGLALTHMIGAVVVVVSSVIVAVPLLSIGPFQVTKQDLLPKSKDVEALARRP; this is translated from the coding sequence ATGAAAATCTTCCCGCTTCACCTGATCCCCAACGACACCAAGATCGACTTCATGCGCTGGCGGCACCCGACCCTGGTGCTGATGCTGGTGCTGGCGCTGGCTTCGTTCGCGGTGATCTTCGCCAAGGGCTTCAACTACGCGCTGGAGTTCACCGGCGGCGCGCTGGTGCAGACCAGCTTCCAGAAGCCGGTCGACGTGGACCAGGTACGCGAGCAGCTGGCCAAGGCCGGCTTCGACAACGCGCAGGTGCAGAACGTCGGCAGCGGCAACGAGGTGGTGATCCGCCTGCAGCCGCAGGGCGAGCACAACAACGAGGACATCACCAAGAACCTCGCCGAGCAGGTGCGCAAGGCGGTGAGCACGCCGCAGAACCCGGCCACGGTCAAGCCGGGCGAGTTCGTCGGCCCGCAGGTCGGCAAGGACCTGGCCTTGAACGGCGTCTACGCCACGGTGTTCATGCTGGTCGGCTTCCTGATCTACATCGGCTTCCGCTTCGAGTGGAAGTTCGCGGTGGTGGCCAGCCTGACCGCGCTGTTCGACCTGCTGGTGACGGTGGCCTACGTGTCGGTCACCGGCCGCGAGTTCGACCTCACCGTGCTGGCCGGCCTGCTGTCGGTGATGGGCTTTGCGATCAACGACATCATCGTGGTGTTCGACCGCGTGCGCGAGAACTTCCGCAGCCTGCGCGTGGAGCCGGTCGAGGTGCTGAACCGGTCGATCAACCAGACCCTGTCGCGTACGGTGATCACCGCAGTGATGTTCTTCCTGTCGGCGCTGGCGCTGTACCTGTACGGCGGCGAGTCGATGGAAGGCCTGGCGCTGACCCACATGATCGGCGCGGTGGTGGTGGTGGTGTCCTCGGTGATCGTGGCGGTGCCGCTGCTGTCGATCGGGCCGTTCCAGGTCACCAAGCAGGACCTGCTGCCGAAGTCGAAGGATGTGGAGGCGCTGGCGCGTCGGCCCTGA